One genomic window of Cannabis sativa cultivar Pink pepper isolate KNU-18-1 chromosome 2, ASM2916894v1, whole genome shotgun sequence includes the following:
- the LOC133035150 gene encoding uncharacterized protein LOC133035150, whose translation MTFLKSAPVLKIKQKGGTPATSPVVAQKRKSDVMASLVADSSKKLAKTTQDKGKKVVIDSPVRARDFLAMQEKFLTEIPYEDLVARSTELAAQSMALFIKAAATPSKEADSLKRQNAHFQENIKKLKQEVARIEELNKAKEKELEELSRAKEQAELEVKKSQTTIAEMTRDLEAEKENGKKQYDQAVSDYIYTTLSKVPDFDFSLFGAEAAEMAEAFRAMSPTQTQGGGGNLPDEVEGVQAEEVENEVVSKVVDEAAPDETTTAAPDA comes from the coding sequence ATGACTTTTTTGAAGTCTGCCCCCGTCCTGAAAATCAAGCAAAAGGGTGGAACACCGGCGACTTCGCCGGTCGTCGCccaaaagaggaagagcgatgtgatggCTTCGCTTGTCGCAGATTCTTCCAAGAAGTTGGCCAAGACTACTCAGgataaggggaagaaagtcgtcatcGACTCTCCAGTTCGTGCTCGCGACTTCCTGGCCATGCAGGAAAAATTCCTGACTGAGATCCCTTACGAGGATCTCGTTGCTCGATCTACTGAACTGGCCGCGCAATCCATGGCTTTGTTCATAAAAGCCGCGGCTACTCCTTCTaaggaagccgactcgctgaagaggcagaacgcccattttcaagaaaatataaagaagCTGAAGCAGGAGGTGGCGAGGATTGAGGAACTTAACAAGGCCAAGGAGAAAGAGCTCGAGGAACTCAGCAGGGCAAAAGAACAGGCGGAGCTCGAGGTGAAGAAGTCGCAGACAACAATCGCCGAGATGACTCGCGActtggaggctgagaaagagaatgggaagaaacagtacgatcaggctgtgtctgattatatttataccACTCTTTCTAAAGTCCCTGACTTTGACTTCTCGCTTTTTGGAGCTGAAGCTGCTGAGATGGCTGAAGCCTTTCGTGCCATGTCGCCCACCCAGACTCAAGGTGGGGGAGGCAACCTTCCAGACGAGGTCGAGGGCGTACAGGCTGAAGAGGTCGAGAATGAGGTCGTCAGCAAGGTCGTGGACGAGGCTGCTCCTGATGAGACTACTACTGCTGCTCCAGATgcttga